One Gossypium hirsutum isolate 1008001.06 chromosome A11, Gossypium_hirsutum_v2.1, whole genome shotgun sequence genomic window carries:
- the LOC121203264 gene encoding metal transporter Nramp5: MLIAMLVFVMAGCFFGEMSYVKSPASGVITGMFVPKLAGQGATDDAIALLGAFVMPVGALQNPLNVLTIKPLEYIVYIVIIRMPVDISSWRATLPCWWFFFINVAVVLVLEAVCSADNLSRDDHHRCNDLNLNFALFLL, encoded by the exons ATGCTGATAGCAATGCTGGTGTTTGTTATGGCTGGATGTTTCTTTGGCGAAATGAGTTACGTAAAGTCCCCAGCATCTGGTGTCATTACGGGCATGTTTGTGCCTAAGCTTGCCGGCCAAGGTGCCACTGATGATGCCATTGCTCTCTTGGGTGCCTTCGTTATGCC CGTTGGTGCTCTCCAAAATCCCCTTAATGTGCTAACCATTAAGCCTTTGGAGTATATTGTCTATATTGTGATCATCAGGATGCCTGTAGATATTTCCTCATGGAGAGCGACTTTGCCTTGTTGGtggtttttttttatcaatgtagCGGTTGTCTTGGTTTTAGAAGCTGTTTGCTCTGCCGATAATCTTTCCAGGGATGACCACCATCGCTGCAACGATCTCAACCTTAACTTTGCTTTATTTCTTCTTTAG
- the LOC107956397 gene encoding metal transporter Nramp5, whose translation MRNMQQQQRESEVAVLESWNVGSNNRITAINVQGTTPHSFPNHPHHDIDHPNNHEKSGSQKFLSFVRPGFLVSLAYLDPGNLETDLQAGANNRYELLWVVLIGLVFALKIQSLPAKLRVSTGKHLSELCKTEYPKLVKY comes from the exons ATGAGAAATATGCAGCAGCAACAGCGAGAGAGTGAAGTTGCAGTTCTTGAATCATGGAATGTAGGGAGCAATAACCGCATAACTGCTATCAATGTCCAAGGAACCACCCCACACTCCTTCCCCAATCATCCTCATCATGATATTGATCACCCAAATAATCACGAG AAATCTGGATCGCAAAAGTTTCTATCATTTGTACGCCCTGGTTTCCTGGTCTCACTAGCTTACCTTGATCCTGGCAACC TGGAAACTGATCTTCAAGCTGGAGCTAACAATCGATATGAG CTGCTTTGGGTGGTGTTAATCGGTTTAGTCTTTGCTCTAAAAATCCAATCTCTTCCTGCTAAACTTAGAGTCAGCACTG GCAAGCACTTATCAGAACTGTGTAAGACTGAGTACCCAAAGTTGGTCAAGTATTAG
- the LOC107955678 gene encoding choline transporter protein 1, with amino-acid sequence MRGPLGAVIGRYPSSDGTTEIGGIIRHNRKCRDIVFLVIFIAFWVAMIVNSSFGFNQGNPLRLTYGLDYKGNLCGDKHAHPGLRKLELKYWLNPNQVYQSGVKDSQFKLSNARSICLWDCPTPSEDSLNWVCDYPEGDIRLSMRDWINRNYDYYEFLTPEMRNTSLQLQGPCYPVIFPSVNVYWSCQFIARASNISLRHWQQMGGVNINEDMVIDKSIHRSINSRSSVLKRYMADIGKSWPVLIVCGGMLPLFLSVIWLLMIRHFVSAMPWITVALFNILIITVTMFYYLKAGWIGNDAISPIIGEHDPYINVFGRELHHLRAVAILMTFVMVVSILTSIAIVRRILMATSVLKVAAKVIGEVQALIIFPIIPYAILAIFYMFWISAALHLFSSGQVVKNNCNTNCCAYDLVVKKVNCDGCCGYSIHYTPHIAVAIFFHLFGGYWATQFFIACSSTVIAGSVASYYWARGETSPEIPFLPVFASMKRLIRYNLGSVALGSLVVSFVESIRFILESIRRKLKVAGVTSDGWFGKIGNHTSQGCLRCVEWTIKSVNRNAYIMIAITGKSFFKASEIATELIMNNILRIGKVNVIGDVILFLGKLCVSLSSAVFGFLMLDTYKYRAAHNKISSPLLPVLICWALGYVVATLFFAVVEMSIDTIILSFCQDSEEHQGTAQYAPPLLIETLGDQNEMQRLTQ; translated from the exons atgaggGGTCCTTTGGGGGCAGTAATAGGAAGGTATCCATCAAGTGATGGAACTACAGAAATTGGAGGGATCATTAGACACAACAGGAAATGTAGAGATATtgtttttcttgtaatttttatagcaTTTTGGGTTGCTATGATTGTTAACTCTAGCTTTGGGTTTAATCAAGGAAACCCATTAAg GCTTACATATGGTCTTGACTACAAAGGGAACTTATGCGGTGACAAACATGCTCATCCTGGCCTTCGTAAGTTAGAACTCAAGTATTGGTTGAATCCGAATCAGGTTTACCAAAGTGGTGTCAAGGACAGTCAATTCAAATTGTCTAATGCTCGGAGTATATGCTTATGGGATTGTCCTACTCCATCAGAAGATTCACTAAATTGGGTCTGTGATTATCCAGAAGGGGATATCCGCCTCTCAATGCGTGACTGGATCAATAGAAATTACGATTATTATGAATTCCTTACACCAGAAATGAGAAATACTTCTCTTCAACTTCAGGGTCCATGTTACCCTGTTATATTTCCGAGTGTGAATG TTTACTGGAGCTGCCAATTCATTGCCCGTGCATCGAACATATCTTTGCGGCATTGGCAACAGATGGGTGGAGTGAATATCAATGAGGATATGGTAATAGACAAGTCCATTCACAGGTCCATCAATTCCCGGTCATCTGTCTTAAAG CGTTACATGGCTGATATTGGAAAATCATGGCCGGTATTGATAGTTTGTGGAGGGATGTTACCACTATTTCTGTCAGTGATATGGCTGTTAATGATTCGCCATTTTGTTTCTGCAATGCCTTGGATCACAGTTGCTCTCTTCAACATTCTCATAATAACGGTTACAATGTTTTACTACTTAAAAG CTGGATGGATTGGGAACGATGCCATATCCCCTATCATTGGTGAGCATGATCCATATATAAATGTTTTCGGACGG GAACTACATCATCTACGTGCTGTTGCCATTCTTATGACATTCGTTATGGTTGTTTCCATCCTAACGTCAATTGCAATTGTTCGCCGCATCTTAATGGCAACATCTGTCCTCAAG GTTGCTGCAAAAGTCATAGGCGAAGTTCAAGCATTGATAATTTTTCCAATCATACCATATGCAATTCTTGCGATCTTTTACATGTTCTGGATATCGGCTGCCCTTCATCTGTTCAGTTCTGGTCAGGTTGTCAAGAACAACTGTAATACCAACTGCTGTGCTTATGATCTTGTGGTGAAAAAGGTGAATTGTGATGGTTGCTGTGGTTATAGCATCCATTACACCCCGCATATTGCTGTTGCCATCTTCTTCCACCTATTTGGTGGTTATTGGGCTACGCAATTTTTTATAGCGTGTTCTTCAACCGTGATTGCGGGTTCTGTTGCTTCTTACTATTGGGCTCGGGGTGAAACATCG CCAGAGATCCCATTTCTTCCTGTTTTTGCCTCTATGAAGCGTCTTATACGATACAACCTTGGGTCAGTGGCCCTTGGCTCATTGGTTGTATCCTTTGTGGAATCAATTCGTTTCATTCTTGAGTCAATTCGTCGTAAACTCAAAGTTGCTGGTGTTACATCAGATGGTTGGTTTGGAAAGATTGGAAATCATACTTCACAGGGATGTTTGAGATGTGTTGAGTGGACGATCAAATCAGTGAATCGCAATGCTTATATAATG ATTGCTATAACTGGGAAAAGCTTTTTCAAGGCTTCTGAAATCGCGACAGAATTGATCATGAATAACATCCTTCGAATAGGGAAGGTGAACGTGATAGGAGATGTTATTCTGTTTCTCGGAAAGTTATGTGTCAGCCTTTCAAGTGCTGTCTTCGGTTTCCTAATGTTGGATACCTACAAGTATCGAGCTGCTCATAACAAAATATCCTCCCCATTGCTTCCGGTCCTG ATTTGTTGGGCTCTCGGTTACGTGGTTGCAACCCTCTTCTTTGCTGTGGTGGAGATGTCGATCGATACCATAATTCTTTCATTCTGCCAGGATTCGGAGGAGCATCAAGGCACCGCTCAATATGCACCTCCGCTTCTCATTGAAACACTCGGTGACCAAAATGAGATGCAGAGACTTACTCAATGA
- the LOC107956912 gene encoding F-box/FBD/LRR-repeat protein At5g56420, whose protein sequence is MLPMANSVNQEINVNSKHKKSSDRISQLPDVLIHHILSFLSTKEAMATSILSKRWLWVWTSVPILDLQDTPFCRTDPNLHFRQFVDHVLILNKTASLDRFCLKFNLVDHPSYVKTWFRDAVSRDVKELDIRVHGTESFPFLKLPFALFTAKTLHVLKLSHGVELHVPGTVSLPCLKVLNLVWIKYTNDESVSRLFAGCYVLQELTLHKHAGDNTTCSNISIPTLKTLFVWFAPTGRRRHKLKINAPVLKQLNLEDNLTLEFDLEDVSSLVEANVTVSWLENRHIPLLKALSNAKFVSFHWDWYAEMKWRNFRPYRLFLNLVQMELHVGYGGWNLLSLLLEISDHLEVLVLAKNDNCRGLGFECSWKPPKYVPKCLLSSLSMVYFKGFEDLTYQLSMVKYILKNARVLKMVDISSNGDLPLDSKIDLLKKLLMFPRGSKACQLKFN, encoded by the exons ATGCTTCCAATGGCCAACTCTGTAAATCAAGAAATTAATGTCAACTCAAAGCATAAAAAATCATCTGATAGAATCAGTCAATTACCAGATGTTCTAATTCATCACATACTATCATTTCTTTCAACTAAGGAAGCAATGGCGACTTCCATTTTATCAAAAAGATGGCTTTGGGTTTGGACTTCAGTTCCAATTCTTGATCTTCAAGACACACCTTTTTGCAGGACTGATCCAAATCTTCATTTCAGACAATTTGTTGACCATGTTTTAATCCTTAACAAAACAGCTTCTTTAGACAGGTTTTGTCTGAAATTCAACTTAGTTGACCATCCTTCCTATGTTAAAACCTGGTTTCGGGATGCAGTTTCTAGGGATGTTAAAGAACTAGACATCAGAGTCCATGGAACTGAAAGTTTCCCTTTCTTGAAGCTTCCATTTGCTCTTTTCACTGCTAAAACACTTCATGTTTTGAAACTCAGCCATGGGGTTGAGCTTCATGTTCCTGGGACAGTTTCTTTGCCATGTCTTAAGGTTTTAAATCTTGTTTGGATTAAGTACACAAATGATGAATCTGTTTCTAGGCTTTTTGCTGGTTGTTATGTTCTTCAGGAACTGACTCTTCACAAACATGCTGGTGATAACACAACATGTTCTAACATTTCGATTCCGACATTAAAGACTTTGTTCGTATGGTTTGCACCTACCGGTCGGCGTAGGCACAAGCTTAAGATAAATGCCCCAGTTCTCAAGCAGCTCAACCTCGAAGACAATCTGACCCTGGAATTTGATCTCGAGGATGTCTCTAGCTTAGTTGAAGCAAATGTCACAGTTTCATGGCTCGAAAATCGCCATATCCCACTCCTCAAAGCTCTCAGCAATGCTAAGTTTGTTTCCTTCCATTGGGATTGGTATGCAGAAATG AAATGGCGTAACTTCAGACCATATCGTTTGTTTCTTAATCTGGTCCAAATGGAGCTACATGTTGGTTATGGTGGTTGGAACTTGCTATCACTTCTCTTGGAAATTTCTGATCATTTGGAAGTCCTTGTTCTTGCTAAG AATGATAATTGCCGTGGACTTGGATTCGAATGCTCCTGGAAACCTCCGAAGTATGTGCCGAAATGTTTGCTGTCAAGCCTATCAATGGTTTATTTTAAAGGGTTTGAAGATCTAACATATCAGCTGAGTATGGtgaaatacattttaaaaaatgcTCGAGTTTTGAAGATGGTGGATATCTCTAGTAATGGAGATCTGCCTTTGGATTCAAAGATTGATTTGCTCAAGAAATTATTAATGTTCCCTAGGGGTTCCAAAGCATGCCAGCTTAAATTCAACTAA